The genomic window CCATCAGAGATGACAATCCTGTTGTCTTTATAGAGCACAAAATGCTCTATAGGGTAAAGGGGCCCGTTCCGGAAGGAGAATATTTGATTCCCATTGGGGTTGCGGATGTTAAGAGGCAGGGCGGAGATGTCACCATGGTGACATATTCCAAGATGGTTCATGTAGCCCTCGAGGCAGCGCAGAAACTCGAGGAGGAGGGCATAGACGTTGAGGTCATTGATTTGAGGAGTCTCTGCCCGATGGACATGGAGACAGTGATCAAGTCAGTGAAGAAAACTCATAGGGTGATCGTCTTGCATGAAGCGGTGAAAACCGGAGGGGTCGGAGCTGAGATCAGCGCCAGGATCATGGAAGCAGCTTTCGACTACCTGGATTACCCGGTAGTGCGCCTTGCCGGAGCTGACGTGCCTATACCCAAGAGTCCGGTGCTGGAGGAGATCGCAATTCCGCGGGTGAGGGATGTGGTATCCGCTGTTCATGAAATGGTGGCGTGATTATGGCGTCATTACCGTGATAGCGCGAGCGCGGCGTATGCAATTTCTGTCCTAGCTATTATGGGTGACTAATCTATGGATTTTTGCGCTCTCGACTTCAAGCTTGACTTATGAGATCAACGACCATTGAATTTGGAGGGGGACTATCCCATGGTTCATAATGTAATAATGCCGAAGCTTGCAGAGACAATGGAA from Bacillota bacterium includes these protein-coding regions:
- a CDS encoding alpha-ketoacid dehydrogenase subunit beta — its product is MREIPYWQALNEALQEEMDRDENVILIGEDIGVYGGAYGVTRDLYAKYGPERVRDAPISEAAIVGGGLGAALTGLRPVVEIMYVDFIGLAMDQIANQAAKIKYMTGGKARVPLVIRTEGGTGRTLGAHHSQSLEAWILHVPGLKLVMPSTPYDAKGLLKSAIRDDNPVVFIEHKMLYRVKGPVPEGEYLIPIGVADVKRQGGDVTMVTYSKMVHVALEAAQKLEEEGIDVEVIDLRSLCPMDMETVIKSVKKTHRVIVLHEAVKTGGVGAEISARIMEAAFDYLDYPVVRLAGADVPIPKSPVLEEIAIPRVRDVVSAVHEMVA